The window CTTACGTACCGGACACGGAGGAGTTCGTCAAAGGGAGCATAGAGGCCTTCGACGAGTGGCTATACGACAACAAGGCTAGGGTCCCCCTCATGCCGTTCTACCAGTACATCAGGAACTATCTCGGGGAGCCCATACCCTCCGACTGTGCCCACACGTCCTGCCTGACCAAATGGATCTGCCTGTACCCTGACGGTTCGCTGTATCCGTGCTCCAAGGCATGTCCCAAGGAATTCCTCATGGGGAACATCGATTCCGTCTCCTCGATAGACGAGGCATTCCAGTCCGAGGGCTTCAGGAACATCCTCATCGGCTCGATAAAGAGGCGCGAGAGATGTGCCAGCTGTGAGATATTCAAGTTCTGCAACGGAGGATGCAGCATAGATGCATGCTACGAGAACGGGCTCGAGGAGAATGGAGGCGCATCCTGCGAATCTTACAAGGCGATCTTCTCGCACGTCGTCGGCGAGATCCAGAGGATACTCGACGAGAAACCCGATATGGATGTTTATAACCCCTTTGTGAAGGATGCGGTCATCAACAAGCTGATCAATCCGAAGACCGTCGGATGATCAGTCGAAGATGCCCGTGCTCATGTACTTGTCCCCGCCATCAGGCAGGATTGCGAGTATGACCTTGTCAGGCCCCTCTTCCGCTTTTCTGAGGGCTGCGTACACCGCCGCACCCGATGATATGCCGCAGAATATCCCCTCCTTCCTGGCCATCTCCACGGTCGTGGCTATCGCATCGTCGCCCTTCACAGCCACTACATCGGCCAGCAGGGACCTGTCGAATATGCTAGGAACGAAGTTCGCACCGATCCCCTGGATCTTGTGGGGGCCGGCCTTCCCTTCCGTCACCAGAGGGCTCTCGTAGGGCTCCACCCCTATGACCTTTGCCTTGGACCCGGCATCCCTGAAAGCCATCGCCAGACCGCAAGCGGTCCCTGCGGTCCCGAATCCAGCGAACACGTAATCGACATCCGGGAGGTCGCGGAGTATCTCCTTGCCGGTCCCGACACGGTGTGCGACCGCGTTCATCGGGTTGTCGAACTGCCCGCATATCCATCCGCCGGTCTCCTTGGCGATCTCCTCCGCCTTCCTCACGGCCCCTCCCATGCCCTCGCTGCCCGGGGTCAGTACTATCTCGGCCCCATAAGCATGTATGGCCTGCCTCCTCTCAACGGACATTGTGTCAGGCATGACGATTATGGCCCTGTAACCGCGGACGGCGGAGATCATCGCTATCGCGATACCGGTGTTGCCCGAAGTGGGCTCCACTATAGTTCCGCCCTCCTTCAGTATGCCCCTCGCCACGGCATCCTCTATCATCGAGAGCACCGCACGGTCCTTGATGGATCCACCGGGATTCCCGCGCTCCGGTTTGACATAGACCTTCGAACCCTCCTTGGGAAGGCGGTTCAGACGGACTATGGGCGTCTCTCCGATCGTTTCGATGATGCTGTCGTATATGGGCATGCGGGGAAAATCGCGCGGACCCGTAATTAATGTATCGGACACCGACCAAACGCTAAAATTCTGGTCCCTGTTAACGGGCATCATGGAGTACTCGGCATCGGAGGTCAGGGCGGTTCAGCTTGCATGCTACGTCTCGGCGTTCATCACGCCCCTGCTGAGTACCATGATGAACCTCTCGCTGATCAACATCGGAGAGGACTTCGATGTGGGATCCCACGATCTGGCCTACATCAACTCTGCTTTCCTCCTGGCATCGGTCATATTCATGGTCCCGTTCGCCAAGCTCGCAGACATCGTCGGGAAGAAGAGACTGTTCGTTATAGGGCTGCTTCATCGCCTGCTTCGCACCGGTATTCTGGGTGGTCATCCTGGGAAGGGCGATCATAGGCGTAGGCGCCTCATCGCTGGCTATGGTCAGCATATCCATACTCACGGATGTGGTCCCGCCGGAGAGGAGAGGGACCGCCATCGGATATCAGACAATGTTCGTCTACATGGGACTATCCTTCGGACCCGCCCTCGGCGGAGCCCTGAACGACCTGGTCGGATGGAGGCTGCTGTTCCTGATCACCGTCCCGATGGCCGTAGCATCGACGATCATCATTCTGACCGGATTCCACAAAGAGATCGCGGTCGACAAGGACGGGTCGTTCGACCTCAGGAACTCGGTGCTGTACGGAGCGGCGATGCTGCTCTCCATGGGCGGTGTGATGAACCTCCCGGCGGTTTGGGCGGCAGTCTGCGTCGTTATCGGAATACTCCTGCTGGCACTGTTCGTGAGATCACAGATCAACAACAGCAGATGCCTCCTGAACATGGGACTGTTCAAGAACTGGACCTTCAGCGGGTCCTGCCTCGCCGCATTCATGAACTACGCCTCGTCGTTCTCGATATCCTTCTTCCTCGCGCTGTACCTGCAGAGCATCGGCGGGCTCACCGCCACTGAAGCAGGTCTGCTAATGATAGTCCAGCCCGTGGTCCAGTGCATATTCACCCCGTTCTTCGGCAAACTTACCGACAGGATTTCGAACAAGATCATACTCCCCACAGTGGGAATGATCCTCACGTCCATCTGCATCCTGACCTATGTGTTCTACACCCTGGACACACCGAAATACGTCGTGGCCATGTCGATGGTAATCGGAGGTTTCGGATTCGCGATGTTCTCGGCTCCGAACAGCACCCTGATCATGTCCTCCGTCCCCAAGGAGCACTCCAGCGAGGCCTCCGCAGTACTGTCCGTCATGAGACAGACCGGGATGATGGTCAGCATGGGCATCGCCATGACATACATCACCGTGATCATGGGTTCCACCGACAATCTCGGTCCCGAGACCTACGGCCTGTTCCTTCAGGTCTTGGAGCTCTCCATGATCACCTGCTTCATCATGTGCATCATCGGGACGATAGCCTCGATTTCCAGAGGCAAACCTAAACAATTTTAAACGGTTTTAACTCGAAATAATCGCTTTATAGTCATTTTACCATGATTCTGCTATGGATGAGGCGGCGAAAACCAACTTCGATTTTCAGAAGATAGTCGCTGCCGTAGGATTCATCCTGATGGCCCTGAAATTCCTCGCCGTCTACCTCACCGGCTCCATGGCCATCCTGACGGATGCTCTGGAATCCATCGTCAACGTTGTGGCCGCCTTCATAGGCCTGTACGCTCTGTATCTGTCAGCACAACCTGCGGACAAATCGCATCCGTTCGGGCACGGGAAGGTAGAGAACATCTCCGCCCTGATCGAAGGGAGCATGATCCTCATCGCTGGATTGATCATCATCAGCGAATCGATAAGGTCGCTCCTGAACCCCGGCGAGATCAGGCAGCTCGATATCGGACTGGTCATCGTCGCCGCGGCGGCGTTGGTGAATTACGTCGTGGGAAGGGCCGCCATCAGCAAGGGGAAGAAGACCCGCTCGCCCGCACTGGTCGCGAGCGGAAGGCACCTGTGCTCGGACACGTATTCCTCCGTGGGCATCCTCCTGGGACTGTTCGTCGTGTACATCGCCATAGGCATGGGCTACGACGCGGCGTGGCTGGACTCTTCCATCGCCATAATCTTCGGTGTCATCATCGGTTACACAGGCATCAAGGTCGTCAAGCGGAGCATGGACGATGCCATGGACAGGACGGACGAGGAACTGCTGGAGGACATCACCGCCATCATCAACGAGTACAGGCACAACGACTGGATCGACATCTACAGGCTCAGGATCATAAAGTACGGCCACAACCTGTTCGTGGACATGCATCTGGTCCTCCCCAAGGAGCTGTCCATCGAGGATACGTACGACGAGGAGTGCGAGCTCGGGGAGGCGCTGAGGTCCAGATACGGGGATGCCGTGGAGCTGTCCATCACCCCCAGCCCCTGCAGCGAGATGTTCTGCCGGTTCTGCGACAGGACCTGTCCCCGCAGGGCCGAGGATTTCGAGAAGTATCTCAAATGGACCTCCGAATCGCTCATCTCGAAGTACCGCCACAACCCTCCCCGGATGGTCCTCATCGACGATTCTATAAAGCAGGATGACTGATTCACCCAGCATGGCACAGGCGATTCCCAGCGAGATTTCCGAGGCTGGATTAGTAGATTGGTTCGATTCACTGAACGATATGAACAAGGTGAAGGTCAAGAGGTATCTGGCCGACATCGATACAAGCTCCAAGAAGGGGTTCCTTGTAGACCTCATGAAGCGTTCCAGCGACGACCACAACTACGGGCTCTCGATCATCGCGGGACAGTACGCCCTGCAGCAGGACCTCTGCGACTACGACCGCTTCATGGTCACCGAGGCCTACATCGACGGGCTCTTCGGAAGCGAGGATGCCGAGGCGACCAAGGAGCAGTGCTGCAAGAACCTGGACCTGTTCCCTTCGGTAAAGGACCGCTTCATCAAGGAGAACGGAGGGGAGCTGCCCAAGACGATCATGTGCCGCAACAGGCTCATCGACGTGCTCGTCGGGATGGAGTCCGACTACGATTCCGCGCTCGAGGCCTTGGATGACTTCGTGGAGATCGGCATACTCGACCCCGCGGAACTCGACTACAGGAAGCAGAGCCTCAAGATCCACAAGATGCAGAGGACCTTCGACAACGTGTTCTCGATCAGTCCGAAGAACTGAACCTCTTCCATCCGAACATCGGTATGACATCGATGGCTGGCTCTTCGTAAGGATGTACCCTTACGATGGCCTCCACGGCCCTGCCGACATCCTTCTCCTTCACGGCGAACTCGACCCTCATCTCGTCCGCGACCTCGATCCTTCCGATGGTGCCGTTGTAGGGATCCGACCCATTCTGGGGCCTCCATGTGCCCTTGATGGGCCAATACATGAACGTACGGTCGTATTTCGGATAGACCGGCTCAATGGCCTCTGTGACAGTATCCATCAGCCTTTCCAAGAACTCTGCGGGGATGTTCACCCCGATCTTGAAGATATCAGGACTTTCCTGCGTCATATTCCTTGATGATCCTGTCGATCTCAGCAAGACGCTGAGGAATCTCCTTCTCCATCCTCCTCGCCCCGCGGGCGAGCCAGGCTGTGCTCAGCGCGGTGGCGAGACCGCTCATCCACGGTGTGGCGTAGGCGTATGCGGCGAATATACCAGTGACCTTCTTCAGGTCGTTGACGCTGAGGATCTTCTCTATGAGATGGTCGTTGGGGACCTGCTCGAGCTTCCCGAACAGGGCCTTCCTCATGAGCTTCGCTCCGCCCAATGCGACCTCGATGCTCCACTGCACCTGTCCGAGGACCGGTGCTGGAACGCCAGCCGCCTTGGTCGTCCTGTTGAGGATCGATTTCCTGAGGTCCTCCGCGGTGGTGCCCTCGAACTCCGTCCAGTTGTAGCCGGAGGTGTATACCGAATGTGCATCGGATCCTGAGATCTCCGCCCATCTCTTGGGATATCTGTCCATGACCATCTTCGCGAACTTGTTGGAATACTTGTCCGGATGCCCGCCGTTGATGGTCTCGAAACCGTCGATGTCCAGCGTCAGGATCTGCTCCTTGAGTCCGAACACATGGTAGCTGAACGGGTGGGGCGCTATCACAAGACCGCCCTGTTCGCGGATGATGTCGACGGTCTCCTCGATCGGAAGGTCCTCGGGGATCCTCTCGGTCAGGAACAGTCCTATGACCTCCCCGTCGTGGGTGGTGACCTCCTCCCCTGCGATGACCTCGATGTCGTCGAACTTCTTGGCGTACTCCTGGGCGATGAAGGCGGCCGCGGTCTCGTCGTGGTCTGTTATGGCGATGACGTCCATCCCGTTCTTCCTTCCCTTGTCGACCTGCATGGCCGGCGAGAGCACGGATTCCGGGAACTTCATCACTCCGAGCTTGGAGAATCCCGAGTATTGCGTATGCAGATGTGTATCGGCTTTTCCCATCTCAATCCCCTGCGATTATCACTGTGCGACCTGCTGGGTCACATCAGAGTAGTAATACTCCCCTTTGGACTTCTGCTCCCTATCTAGCCTCGAATCCGGCTTGTTTATCCTCGGACGGTGGGAGTCAGCGTCCCTTCTAAATGTAATGTCTACGGCCTCGAGGAACCTGTTCATTCCTTCGCGCATGTCGAACGGTCCGTCTCCGAAACCGTGGTGTCCCGGATCCCCTCCGAACACCATCATGGAGTCGGAGACCATGTCCAGGAAGTAGATGTCGTGGTCGACGATCATTCCGCTGCGTCCGGTCTTCTCCATCATCCTCCTGATGGTCTTCGCTGCGTTCATCCTCTGGTTGGAATCCAGATACGCCGAGGGCTCGTCGAACAGGTACATGTCCGCTTCCGTCGCGAGGCACATCGTGATGGCCACACGCTGAAGCTCTCCTCCGGAGAGGTTCTTCACCTGCTTGTCCATGAGGTATTTGATACCGAGCGGTTCCAGTACCTCTCCGTTGAAGAAGCTGGTATTGACCGTGTCGTAGTACTTCATGAACAGGAGGTCCTGCACCGTCCCGTCGAAGTCGGCCGAGATGTACTGCGGCTTGTAGGCCACCTTGACCTTGTTGTCCATCTCTCCCGAATCGGGTTCGATGGCCCCCGCCAGCATCTTGACGAAGGTGGTCTTTCCCGTAGCATTGGGACCTACGATACCTACGGATTCGCCGATCTTGACGGCCCCTCCGGAGATATCAAGCTTGAACTCCCCGAAATCCTTCTTCAGTCCCTTGAATGAAATGATGTCCGCTGTCTGCCAGTCCGCTCTGGGTGGCGATGCGGCGAACTCGATCGGCCTGTCCCTGAACCTGATATTCTCCTCGGGGAGATAACCGTCGAGATAGACGTTGATGGCCGTCCTGACCTGCCTGGGCATGGTGAACACTCCGTATGCCCCCTCGGTTCCGTAGACGACGTTCACGTTGTCGGCCAGAAAGTCCAGGATCGCCAGGTCGTGCTCTATGACCATGA of the methanogenic archaeon mixed culture ISO4-G1 genome contains:
- a CDS encoding radical SAM/SPASM domain-containing protein, translated to MKPHITIVIKPTLFCNTDCKHCYHPPEERVKGDIPLERVEKIIRLASQEYQSAWFIWHGGEPMTLPMSFYKEVIGLEEKYFGKDSMRYGNTINTNGTLLNRRFMAYCREKKINIGVSYEGPYNGILRAENLEKTLGTLSAKENMYSVSATISKETASKQAEIYRYFRDKDIATTFAPVIGAGCGKPYVPDTEEFVKGSIEAFDEWLYDNKARVPLMPFYQYIRNYLGEPIPSDCAHTSCLTKWICLYPDGSLYPCSKACPKEFLMGNIDSVSSIDEAFQSEGFRNILIGSIKRRERCASCEIFKFCNGGCSIDACYENGLEENGGASCESYKAIFSHVVGEIQRILDEKPDMDVYNPFVKDAVINKLINPKTVG
- a CDS encoding cysteine synthase, which encodes MPIYDSIIETIGETPIVRLNRLPKEGSKVYVKPERGNPGGSIKDRAVLSMIEDAVARGILKEGGTIVEPTSGNTGIAIAMISAVRGYRAIIVMPDTMSVERRQAIHAYGAEIVLTPGSEGMGGAVRKAEEIAKETGGWICGQFDNPMNAVAHRVGTGKEILRDLPDVDYVFAGFGTAGTACGLAMAFRDAGSKAKVIGVEPYESPLVTEGKAGPHKIQGIGANFVPSIFDRSLLADVVAVKGDDAIATTVEMARKEGIFCGISSGAAVYAALRKAEEGPDKVILAILPDGGDKYMSTGIFD
- a CDS encoding MFS transporter; the protein is MVILGRAIIGVGASSLAMVSISILTDVVPPERRGTAIGYQTMFVYMGLSFGPALGGALNDLVGWRLLFLITVPMAVASTIIILTGFHKEIAVDKDGSFDLRNSVLYGAAMLLSMGGVMNLPAVWAAVCVVIGILLLALFVRSQINNSRCLLNMGLFKNWTFSGSCLAAFMNYASSFSISFFLALYLQSIGGLTATEAGLLMIVQPVVQCIFTPFFGKLTDRISNKIILPTVGMILTSICILTYVFYTLDTPKYVVAMSMVIGGFGFAMFSAPNSTLIMSSVPKEHSSEASAVLSVMRQTGMMVSMGIAMTYITVIMGSTDNLGPETYGLFLQVLELSMITCFIMCIIGTIASISRGKPKQF
- a CDS encoding cation diffusion facilitator family transporter, which translates into the protein MDEAAKTNFDFQKIVAAVGFILMALKFLAVYLTGSMAILTDALESIVNVVAAFIGLYALYLSAQPADKSHPFGHGKVENISALIEGSMILIAGLIIISESIRSLLNPGEIRQLDIGLVIVAAAALVNYVVGRAAISKGKKTRSPALVASGRHLCSDTYSSVGILLGLFVVYIAIGMGYDAAWLDSSIAIIFGVIIGYTGIKVVKRSMDDAMDRTDEELLEDITAIINEYRHNDWIDIYRLRIIKYGHNLFVDMHLVLPKELSIEDTYDEECELGEALRSRYGDAVELSITPSPCSEMFCRFCDRTCPRRAEDFEKYLKWTSESLISKYRHNPPRMVLIDDSIKQDD
- a CDS encoding PHP domain-containing protein, whose protein sequence is MGKADTHLHTQYSGFSKLGVMKFPESVLSPAMQVDKGRKNGMDVIAITDHDETAAAFIAQEYAKKFDDIEVIAGEEVTTHDGEVIGLFLTERIPEDLPIEETVDIIREQGGLVIAPHPFSYHVFGLKEQILTLDIDGFETINGGHPDKYSNKFAKMVMDRYPKRWAEISGSDAHSVYTSGYNWTEFEGTTAEDLRKSILNRTTKAAGVPAPVLGQVQWSIEVALGGAKLMRKALFGKLEQVPNDHLIEKILSVNDLKKVTGIFAAYAYATPWMSGLATALSTAWLARGARRMEKEIPQRLAEIDRIIKEYDAGKS
- a CDS encoding ATPase RIL; the encoded protein is MRIAAVLVDRCQNKKCNHECEKFCPLNRTGVECVTFGERGKPIISEELCQGCGICVNKCNFDAVKIIGLADELKEQMIHQYGENSFRLYRLPVPKKGLVTGILGPNGIGKSTAIKMLSGAEIPNLGNYENPPSKEEVLKHFAGTELHEYLKNVYDGKVKTAIKPQYVDLLPKASNGVVRDLLSKVQERMTVEEAAEIFDLTEVIDRELSKLSGGELQRLAMAATMMKDADVYFFDEPTSYLDIYQRVKMARLIKDLSMEKQVMVIEHDLAILDFLADNVNVVYGTEGAYGVFTMPRQVRTAINVYLDGYLPEENIRFRDRPIEFAASPPRADWQTADIISFKGLKKDFGEFKLDISGGAVKIGESVGIVGPNATGKTTFVKMLAGAIEPDSGEMDNKVKVAYKPQYISADFDGTVQDLLFMKYYDTVNTSFFNGEVLEPLGIKYLMDKQVKNLSGGELQRVAITMCLATEADMYLFDEPSAYLDSNQRMNAAKTIRRMMEKTGRSGMIVDHDIYFLDMVSDSMMVFGGDPGHHGFGDGPFDMREGMNRFLEAVDITFRRDADSHRPRINKPDSRLDREQKSKGEYYYSDVTQQVAQ